In Marasmius oreades isolate 03SP1 chromosome 1, whole genome shotgun sequence, one DNA window encodes the following:
- the ACTIN2 gene encoding Actin-2, which yields MSGEFDDVLTNQPVVIDNGSGTIKAGFAGQDHPKCFFPSFVGRPKHVRVMAGALEGDVFIGRRAQEFRGLLKIKYPMEHGVVTDWDDMERIWSWIYAEELGTLSEEHPVLLTEAPLNPRNNRDVAAQIFFDTFNVPALYTSVQAVLSLYSSGRTTGIVLDSGDGVTHAVPVFEGFSMPHAIRRVDVAGRDVTEYLQLLLRKSGNHLHTTAEREIVRTMKEKCCYVALNPAKEEKDSVGHQEEFRLPDGNVVQLSAERFRAPEILFNPELIGQEYAGVHQVVVDSINRVDLDLRKSLFSNIVLSGGSTLCRGFGDRLLNEVKKLALKDVKIKIYAPPERKYSTWIGGSILAGLNAFKKMWVSAEEYQEDPDIIHKKAGF from the exons atgTCTGGAGAATTTGACGATGTGCTCACGAACCAGCCTGTTGTTATCGACAAT GGCTCTGGAACCATAAAAGCTGGCTTTGCGGGTCAAGACCATCCCAAATGTTTCTTCCCGTCGTT TGTAGGTCGACCTAAGCATGTACGCGTTATGGCAGGCGCGCTGGAGGGGGATGTCTTCATTGGTAGACGCGCACAGGAATTTAGAGGGTTGCTGAAGATTAAGTATCCGATGGAGCATGGAGTCGTGACTGATTGGGATGATATGGAACGGATATGGAGCTGGATATATGCTGAGGAATTAGGGACCTTGAGTGAAGAA CATCCTGTCCTGTTAACTGAAGCACCATTAAATCCAAGAAATAACCGAGATGTTGCTGCACAGATCTTCTTCGATACATTCAACGTCCCTGCCCTCTACACATCAGTACAAGCTGTTTTGTCATT ATACTCCTCAGGGAGAACAACAGGAATCGTTCTAGACTCAGGAGATGGTGTCACACATGCAGTACCTGTCTTCGAGGGCTTTTCAATGCCTCACGCCATTCGTCGGGTAGACGTGGCTGGAAG GGATGTTACCGAGTACTTACAACTGCTACTGCGGAAGTCCGGTAATCACCTTCACACCACCGCTGAACGAGAAATCGTCCGCACAATGAAGGAGAAATGTTGTTATGTGGCGTTGAATCCtgcaaaggaagagaaggattcTGTGGGTCATCAAGAAGAATTTAGACTGCCAGATGGTAACGTAGTCCAG CTTAGTGCAGAACGTTTCCGAGCTCCCGAAATATTATTCAACCCCGAGTTGATTGGTCAGGAATACGCAGGCGTTCATCAAGTGGTTGTAGATTCGATTAATCGAGTGGACCTTGACCTGCGAAAGAGTCTCTTCTCTAATATTGTTCTAAGTGGTGGAAGTACGTTATGCAGAG GCTTCGGTGATAGGCTACTGAACGAAGTGAAGAAGCTCGCACTCAAGGATGTAAAGATTAAGATATACGCACCTCCCGAACGGAAATATTCCACTTGGATAGGAGGGTCGATTCTTGCGGGTTTAAACGCTTTCAAGAAG ATGTGGGTTTCTGCAGAAGAATACCAAGAAGATCCGGATATCATTCACAAGAAAGCGGGATTCTAG
- the ACTIN2 gene encoding Actin-2, variant 2, translating into MAGALEGDVFIGRRAQEFRGLLKIKYPMEHGVVTDWDDMERIWSWIYAEELGTLSEEHPVLLTEAPLNPRNNRDVAAQIFFDTFNVPALYTSVQAVLSLYSSGRTTGIVLDSGDGVTHAVPVFEGFSMPHAIRRVDVAGRDVTEYLQLLLRKSGNHLHTTAEREIVRTMKEKCCYVALNPAKEEKDSVGHQEEFRLPDGNVVQLSAERFRAPEILFNPELIGQEYAGVHQVVVDSINRVDLDLRKSLFSNIVLSGGSTLCRGFGDRLLNEVKKLALKDVKIKIYAPPERKYSTWIGGSILAGLNAFKKMWVSAEEYQEDPDIIHKKAGF; encoded by the exons ATGGCAGGCGCGCTGGAGGGGGATGTCTTCATTGGTAGACGCGCACAGGAATTTAGAGGGTTGCTGAAGATTAAGTATCCGATGGAGCATGGAGTCGTGACTGATTGGGATGATATGGAACGGATATGGAGCTGGATATATGCTGAGGAATTAGGGACCTTGAGTGAAGAA CATCCTGTCCTGTTAACTGAAGCACCATTAAATCCAAGAAATAACCGAGATGTTGCTGCACAGATCTTCTTCGATACATTCAACGTCCCTGCCCTCTACACATCAGTACAAGCTGTTTTGTCATT ATACTCCTCAGGGAGAACAACAGGAATCGTTCTAGACTCAGGAGATGGTGTCACACATGCAGTACCTGTCTTCGAGGGCTTTTCAATGCCTCACGCCATTCGTCGGGTAGACGTGGCTGGAAG GGATGTTACCGAGTACTTACAACTGCTACTGCGGAAGTCCGGTAATCACCTTCACACCACCGCTGAACGAGAAATCGTCCGCACAATGAAGGAGAAATGTTGTTATGTGGCGTTGAATCCtgcaaaggaagagaaggattcTGTGGGTCATCAAGAAGAATTTAGACTGCCAGATGGTAACGTAGTCCAG CTTAGTGCAGAACGTTTCCGAGCTCCCGAAATATTATTCAACCCCGAGTTGATTGGTCAGGAATACGCAGGCGTTCATCAAGTGGTTGTAGATTCGATTAATCGAGTGGACCTTGACCTGCGAAAGAGTCTCTTCTCTAATATTGTTCTAAGTGGTGGAAGTACGTTATGCAGAG GCTTCGGTGATAGGCTACTGAACGAAGTGAAGAAGCTCGCACTCAAGGATGTAAAGATTAAGATATACGCACCTCCCGAACGGAAATATTCCACTTGGATAGGAGGGTCGATTCTTGCGGGTTTAAACGCTTTCAAGAAG ATGTGGGTTTCTGCAGAAGAATACCAAGAAGATCCGGATATCATTCACAAGAAAGCGGGATTCTAG
- a CDS encoding uncharacterized protein (BUSCO:EOG092602FH) has translation MSVVTQEPCLKVQINQIDHTLAPPGPLDNSSLPLAPIIRIYGPSSDGRKVCVHVHQVYPYLYVEYTGSLESREVKKYASRLKHSLNHAIALSFKRNPHSSKSQFIRAVILVKGIHFYGFHCSYSPFLKILVIDPSCLSRVVTLLQSGTVMSTRFRTYENHLSFTLQFLCDFGLYGCGWIELDSALERGRESEDESSPPQFPISPHFRQSRMELEVDVAAYHILNRHKLSARNIHHKLEIPAPPLSDEPFIPSVRELWEDERNRRSARGLDPSPVMPSVLSDVVREAGGEWVSETRWWDEIRTRVERERGRDVVPDSNDADSRRWENSVMTTFESVEALWETEWKTWKPSRRHGALSKSDGADAKVQTKGVLAEDVDEETTVDVDVSMLESQNIEFGDTDWNEYDQEGMIGDQEEEEDEVDYGELEDNESLPDDLSTSSVAENDVNEDEDVFLLADANDRLGLSQGASKDVIFASRNPSDDESDSSNGFFAGLNQVENEDDEGMFLDVVDELRQLSPSPYIPPHPKRTRAEDEGVQNEVRGTWKRRRTIASASEETSRVGSSSLVQNEETQLSILDTLTVGVKVKHRLSRTPFKLTPNANRYIYALAVPSTASLMESLEAHGTPSRIYRVPYYSEESDVPVGPREYAGLTFELKGGDGIVNLEDWVSNDAEQNGSIYMLGSEPLSTQFIEGWEYADFPPSVKEVKKWLSSPDATAMKPKSSFRSQIKGPTQANIYGLKASPLVMKAESRGRQDMSVLSLETFAPSASGRLPDPKEDALFAVFFSFQTCDSGTPANRVIITDPTGDYRNRLRGVKVQYVQTELELINDVLDVVIDLNPDLITGWEIQNSSWGYLSARAGTFGLEMEEILARAPSRARFSSEQYEARHTTTLHVAGRHVFNLWRIMRSEVTLGNYTFENVVFNVLGKRVPKYSSGALSEWCRSQTPRHNFFVLRYFIGRTAMNLDLLNQSEMLTKTAEFARVFGVDFYSVISRGSQFKVESFMARIAKPESFVFISPSKKDVGKQNAAECLPLVMEPQSAFYNSPLVVLDFQSLYPSIMVSRNYCYSTCLGRVVDFQGRNKFGVIDNLPRVPGLLTKLHEDITVSPNGLVFVRSHVRKGLLPRMLTELLDTRVMVKTAMKSVKSDRVLTRILNARQLGLKYIANVTYGYTSASFSGRMPAVEIADSIVQAGRETLEKAIKFITETTRWNAEVVYGDTDSLFIYLPGRTREQAFILGQEIADTITRQNPKPMVLKFEKVYHPCVLLAKKRYVGWKFESPDDTPVFDAKGIETVRRDGVRAAQMMTETCLKILFQTQDLSEVKEYCHDVWGKLLEGRLPVRDFIFAKEVRLGTYEKKVAPPPGAAVAAKRSLLDPNDEPQYGERVPYVVVRGLPGTRLVDRAMDPMEFLAAGNLHLDAMYYITRVLIPPLERIFNLVGADVRQWFNDMPRPKSLEVVSPSKKDSTGIIISERFNIHEHFDNAHCLTCGDFTLQGLCYRCRDSTALSQTSLLTRLAEGERRLMHSHGVCISCAGLSQGETVTCISLDCPWLFIRKGAEHSTDLLETVEDLIRQLNTGDLSDGSSDTNFQAEKEDEGDDMLAVEEEAYRG, from the exons ATGTCGGTCGTCACACAAGAACCATGTTTGAAAGTTCAAATAAATCAGATTGACCACACTCTGGCACCTCCCGGACCTCTCGACAATTCCTCGCTACCCCTGGCACCTATCATTAGGATATACGGTCCAAGCTCTGACGGTCGGAAAGTCTGTGTTCACGTCCATCAAGTCTATCCTTATTTATATGTGGAATATACCGGTAGTCTAGAATCTCGTGAAG TAAAAAAATACGCTTCGCGTCTCAAACATTCTTTGAACCATGCCATTGCCCTCTCTTTTAAACGCAACCCTCACTCATCCAAATCTCAGTTCATCAGAGCGGTCATCCTAGTGAAAGGCATACATTTTTATGGCTTTCATTGTTCGTATTCCCCGTTCCTCAAAATACTGGTCATCGATCCATCCTGTTTGTCTCGTGTCGTGACACTTCTTCAGTCTGGAACTGTCATGAGCACGCGCTTTCGGACATATGAGAACCATCTGAGCTTCACGCTTCAGTTTCTTTGTGACTTTGGACTCTATGGATGCGGATGGATTGAGCTGGACAGCGCTCTGGAACGAGGTCGTGAAAGTGAAGATGAATCCTCTCCACCACAATTCCCTATATCTCCGCACTTTCGCCAATCGCGAATGGAACTGGAAGTGGATGTAGCTGCATACCATATACTCAACAGACACAAGCTTTCTGCACGCAATATCCACCATAAACTTGAAATCCCTGCACCACCATTGTCAGATGAGCCGTTTATCCCAAGTGTGCGCGAGTTATGGGAAGATGAACGCAATAGACGTTCCGCTCGCGGTCTTGATCCATCTCCTGTGATGCCTTCTGTACTCAGTGACGTTGTTCGGGAGGCTGGTGGGGAATGGGTTTCAGAGACTAGATGGTGGGACGAAATACGCACACGTGTAGAACGCGAGAGGGGCCGTGATGTAGTTCCTGACAGTAATGATGCCGATAGCCGTCGGTGGGAAAACTCCGTAATGACCACTTTCGAGAGTGTTGAAGCGTTATGGGAAACGGAATGGAAAACGTGGAAACCAAGCCGAAGGCACGGCGCATTGTCGAAGTCTGATGGCGCAGATGCAAAGGTTCAAACTAAAGGCGTCCTGGCGGAGGATGTCGACGAAGAAACTACTGTAGACGTCGACGTTTCAATGTTGGAGTCCCAGAACATAGAGTTCGGTGATACTGACTGGAATGAATACGACCAGGAGGGTATGATCGGAGAtcaagaggaggaggaggatgaagtTGATTACGGCGAGCTCGAAGACAATGAATCCCTTCCCGATGACTTGTCTACCTCAAGCGTAGCGGAGAACGACGTgaatgaagacgaagatgtaTTTCTGTTGGCAGATGCCAATGACAG ACTCGGTCTTTCTCAAGGCGCTTCGAAAGATGTCATTTTCGCTTCACGAAACCCAAG CGATGACGAGTCGGATAGTTCAAATGGCTTCTTTGCTGGCTTGAACCAAGTCGAAAATGAGGATGACGAGGGAATGTTTTTGGACGTAGTAGATGAACTACGACAGCTTTCACC ATCTCCGTATATACCCCCACACCCTAAACGAACAAGAGCAGAGGATGAGGGCGTTCAGAATGAAGTTCGCGGGACCTGGAAAAGAAGGCGCACCATAGCATCTGCCTCCGAAGAAACATCTCGTGTAGGGTCTTCATCATTGGTTCAAAATGAGGAAACTCAGTTGTCGATTCTCGATACTTTGACTGTGGGAGTCAAAGTAAAGCATCGCCTATCTCGTACGCCGTTCAAGCTGACACCAAACGCCAACCGGTATATATATGCCTTAGCCGTACCATCGACGGCCAGTCTCATGGAATCTTTAGAGGCTCATGGGACACCCTCCCGGATCTATAGAGTTCCCTACTATTCGGAAGAAAGCGACGTACCAGTTGGTCCTCGGGAATACGCTGGCTTAACGTTCGAGTTAAAAGGGGGGGACGGAATAGTCAATCTTGAAGATTGGGTGTCAAATGATGCTGAGCAAAACGGTTCGATATACATGCTCGGATCGGAACCGCTTTCAACACAGTTCATAGAGGGATGGGAATATGCTGATTTTCCACCCAGCGTCAAGGAAGTCAAAAAATGGCTGTCTTCCCCAGACGCTACCGCGATGAAACCGAAGTCATCTTTTCGTTCTCAG ATCAAGGGCCCAACCCAGGCCAATATTTATGGCCTCAAAGCATCCCCTCTCGTAATGAAAGCCGAGTCTCGCGGGAGACAGGACATGTCTGTCCTTTCCCTGGAAACTTTCG CACCCTCCGCGTCTGGACGGCTCCCGGACCCAAAAGAGGATG CCCTCTTTGCCGTGTTTTTCAGTTTTCAGACATGCGACTCAGGAACGCCAGCTAATCGTGTCATCATAACTGATCCTACAGGAGATTATCGAAACCGTTTACGGGGAGTCAAGGTTCAATACGTTCAAactgagctcgagctcatcAACGACGTTCTGGACGTAGTTATTGATTTGAATCCTGACCTTATCACAGGGTGGGAGATTCAGAACTCGTCTTGGGGATACCTCTCGGCTCGAGCTGGCACCTTCG GACTCGAGATGGAGGAAATCTTGGCCAGGGCGCCATCACGAGCTCGTTTCTCCTCTGAACAATACGAAGCCCGTCATACGACGACGCTCCACGTCGCCGGTCGCCATGTCTTTAATCTTTGGCGCATCATGCGTTCGGAAGTTACACTGGGAAACTATACTTTTGAGAACGTAGTTTTCAATGTTCTCGGAAAAAGAGTTCCAAAGTACAGCTCTGGTGCTCTTTCGGAATGGTGCAGGAGCCAAACGCCTCGTCATAACTTCTTTGTCTTACGGTATTTCATCGGTCGAACGGCAATGAACCTCGACCTCTTGAATCAATCGGAGATGTTAACAAAAACCGC AGAGTTTGCTCGTGTATTTGGAGTGGATTTTTACTCTGTCATCAGC AGAGGGTCGCAGTTCAAAGTAGAATCTTTCAT GGCTCGCATAGCCAAACCAGAGAGCTTTGTATTTATCTCGCCCAGCAAGAAGGAT GTCGGCAAGCAGAAT GCCGCCGAATGCCTTCCTTTGGTTATGGAACCTCAATCCGCTTTTTACAATAGCCCGCTCGTAGTGCTTGACTTTCAAAGTCTTTATCCCTCGATTATG GTGTCTCGAAATTACTGTTACTCG ACCTGTTTGGGACGAGTTGTAGATTTCCAGGGAAGGAACAAGTTTGGAGTCATTGATAATCTACCTCGAGTTCCCGGCCTTCTAACAAAGCTTCATGAGGATATCACGG TTTCACCCAATGGGCTCGTCTTCGTTAGATCCCATGTACGAAAGGGCCTACTTCCGCGTATGCTAACGGAGTTATTGGACACCCGAGTCATGGTTAAGACAGCGATGAAGAGCGTCAAAAGTGATCGG GTACTCACGCGCATCCTAAATGCGAGGCAACTTG GTCTAAAGTACATAGCCAATGTGACCTATGGGTACACAAGCGCAAGCTTTTCCGGTCGAATGCCTGCAGTAGAGATCGCCGACAGCATTGTGCAAGCTGGTCGTGAAACACTCGAGAAG GCGATCAAGTTCATTACTGAGACGACAAGGTGGAACGCAGAAGTAGTATATGGGGACACGGACAGTTTATTCAT CTACCTTCCAGGAAGAACACGAGAGCAGGCCTTCATTCTTGGGCAAGAGATAGCAGATACAATCACTCGACAAAACCCGAAGCCCATGGTCCTCAAGTTTGAGAAG GTTTATCACCCTTGTGTCCTCCTAGCCAAGAAACGATATGTAGGCTGGAAATTTGAATCCCCCGACGACACTCCGGTTTTCGATGCTAAGGGTATTGAAACAGTACGACGGGATGGTGTTAGGGCGGCACAAATGATGACAGAAACTTGTCTGAA AATTCTCTTTCAAACTCAGGACCTGAGTGAAGTCAAGGAATATTGTCACGATGTATGGGGAAAGCTTCTTGAGGGCAGATTACCCGTCCGCGATTTTATTTTTGCGAAGGAAGTGAGGTTGGGGACGTACGA GAAAAAGGTAGCCCCTCCACCAGGAGCTGCGGTAGCCGCCAAAAGGTCTCTTCTCGACCCAAACGATGAACCGCAGTACGGTGAACGAGTTCCCTATGTCGTAGTGCGCGGTCTCCCTGGCACGAGACTCGTCGACAGAGCAATGGATCCGATGGAGTTTCTAGCGGCTGG CAATCTTCATTTAGATGCAATGTACTATATTACAAGGGTGCTCATTCCGCCCCTTGAGCGAATCTTCAATCTAGTTGGTGCCGATGTCCGCCAGTGGTTCAATGACATGCCTAGACCGAAAAGCCTCGAGGTCGTTTCACCAAGCAAGAAAGATTCAACGGGCATAATCATCTCCGAAAGATTCAACATTCACGAGCATTTTGACAACGCGCACTGCCTAACATGTGGCGACTTCACTTTGCAAG GCCTCTGCTATCGATGCCGCGACAGCACTGCGTTATCACAAACCAGTCTTCTCACGCGACTGGCAGAGGGAGAGCGACGGCTCATGCATTCGCATGGTGTATGTATATCCTGTGCCGGACTTTCGCAAGGGGAAACAGTTACGTGCATATCGCTAGACTGTCCTTGGTTATTTATTCGCAAAGGCGCAGAACACAGTACAGATTTGCTGGAAACCGTTGAAGATTTGATCCGGCAATTAAATACGGGCGACTTGTCAGACGGCTCCTCAGACACAAATTTCCAagcagagaaggaagatgaaggcgaCGACATGCTAGCAGTGGAAGAGGAGGCTTATAGGGGATAA
- a CDS encoding uncharacterized protein (BUSCO:EOG09261AH9), which produces MDQGFPADDIAPIAILMDELRSDDVQLRLNAIHSIPTIALALGPDRAREELVPFLQDSIDDEDEVLLALAEELGRNFEEYIGGKEHAHLLLGPLENLSTVEETLVRDKAAESITKIAAMLSPTQIEDHYVPLLKRLSQAEWFTSRTSSAALYPAIYDKVSPAIQEELRKGFASLGSDDTPMVRRAAAKWLGPLLTRYQKSHIISDGLPVYRRLESDDQDSVRLLTIQGLIVIAKGMSPSEVKEQLLKQIKHSIGDKSWRVRYMAATHFNELAEAVGIELVREELLGQYVQLLKDNEAEVRRAASSQIPGFSKLLDKEVILARIIPCVRDLSQDSSQHVRAALATQISGLAPLLGRESTIEQLLPLFLTLLKDDFPDVRLNIISKLEIVDSVIGIDLLSQNLLPAIVELAEDKSWRVRQAIIEYIPPLAKQLGRTFFDEQLGNLCMSWLGDTVFSIRESATHNLRKLTEVFGFDWAKVAIVPKVMGMGQHPNYLFRMTTVQAITIIAPSLNLDIVQSDIIEPLLQLASDPIPNIRFNVATALETLAITFGTTSQGPDFVRQKVVPALEQQKNDQDADVRYYAARALQKALNLQT; this is translated from the exons ATGGATCAGGGCTTTCCTGCTGATGAT ATCGCACCGATCGCCATCCTAATGGATGAGTTGCGTTCGGACGATGTTCAATTAAGGCTAAATGCTATTCATAGCATCCCAACTATTGCACTTGCGCTGGGCCCGGATCGTGCGCGGGAGGAGTTGGTTCCATTCCTCCAAGATTCtatcgacgatgaagacgaggtTTTGCTTGCACTGGCGGAGGAACTGGGGAGAAACTTTGAAGAGTATATAGGCGGGAAAGAGCACGCTCATTTACTTCTTGGACCACTAGAAAATCTCTCGACGGTAGAGGAGACACTGGTCCGCGATAAG GCAGCTGAATCCATTACTAAGATAGCCGCCATGCTCTCTCCTACCCAGATAGAAGACCATTACGTTCCATTGTTGAAACGCCTCTCACAAGCAGAGTGGTTCACATCTCGAACATCATCTGCTGCACTTTACCCCGCCATATACGATAAGGTTTCACCGGCCATTCAGGAGGAGTTACGGAAAGGATTCGCGTCACTTGGCTCCGACGATACGCCCATGGTACGGCGTGCAGCTGCCAAATGGCTTGGG CCCTTACTTACTCGCTATCAAAAATCTCACATTATATCGGATGGGCTACCTGTCTACCGAAGACTGGAGTCTGATGACCAGGATTCTGTTCGCTTGCTGACAATTCAAGGCTTGATCGTGATCGCTAAGGGGATGTCGCCTTCGGAAGTTAAAGAACAGTTGCTGAAACAGATCAAGCATAGCATCGGGGACAAAAGCTGGCGTGTAAGATACATGGCCGCCACTCATTTCAACGAG CTCGCTGAAGCCGTCGGTATCGAGCTTGTGCGGGAAGAGTTGCTGGGTCAATATGTTCAGCTGCTGAAAGATAACGAAGCAGAAGTGAGACGTGCGGCCTCGAGCCAGATACCAG GTTTCTCAAAATTGCTCGACAAGGAGGTTATTCTGGCGCGAATAATTCCCTGTGTTCGTGACTTGTCGCAAGACTCATCTCAACATGTCCGAGCTGCACTCGCTACTCAAATCAGTGGTTTAGCTCCTCTGCTGGGACGCGAATCTACCATCGAACAGCTCCTACCCCTTTTCCTTACCCTCTTGAAGGATGACTTCCCAGATGTTAGATTGAATATAATCAGTAAGCTAGAGATTGTTGATTCCG TTATTGGTATCGACCTTCTCTCTCAAAATTTACTTCCCGCGATTGTCGAACTTGCAGAAGATAAATCCTGGAGAGTGCGACAAGCCATAATCGAGTATATACCCCCTCTGGCAAAACAGCTCGGTAGAACATTTTTTGACGAACAGCTGGGAAACCTCTGCATGTCGTGGTTGGGTGACACGGTTTTTAGTATTCGGGAATCCGCGACGCATAACTTGAGGAAGCTCACTGAGGTTTTTGGTTTCGATTGGGCAAAGGTTGCCATTGTACCGAAGGTGATGGGAATGGGCCAGCATCCaaattatcttttcaggatgaCCACCGTACAAGCAATTACG ATAATCGCTCCTTCCTTGAACCTAGATATCGTCCAATCGGATATCATAGAACCGCTGCTCCAACTAGCTTCCGATCCTATCCCTAATATTCGTTTTAACGTTGCAACAGCCCTCGAGACTCTGGCGATCACGTTCGGTACAACTTCCCAAGGCCCGGACTTTGTGCGACAGAAGGTGGTCCCCGCATTGGAACAACAGAAAAATGATCAAGATGCAGATGTACGATACTATGCGGCTCGTGCCCTTCAGAAGGCATTAAACTTGCAGACTTGA
- the RPS24A gene encoding ribosomal protein S24A, with product MADNSAPVTLRTRKFITNRLLARRQFVVDVLHPSRANVSKEELSEKLATMYKTEKRRVVTFGFRTAFGGGRSTGFALIYDDEASQKKFEPKHRLVRSGLAPKVEKPSRKLRKERKNRAKKFRGTKKSKAAEPPKKGK from the exons ATG GCCGACAATTCAGCCCCAGTGACCCTCAGAACAAGAAAGTTCATTACCAACCGTCTCCTCGCAAGACGGCAATTTGTTGTTGACGTCCTCCATCCATCCCGTGCAAATGTCTCGAAGGAGGAGTTGTCGGAGAAGCTTGCTACGATGTACAAAACCGAGAAGCGGAGAGTAGTCACGTTCGGGTTCCGTACAGCATTTGGTGGTGGAAGAAGCACTGGATTTGCTCTGATCTACGACGACGAAGCATCTCAGAAAAAATTTGAGCCCAAGCACCGTCTCGTTCGG TCTGGACTTGCACCCAAGGTTGAGAAGCCCTCTCGCAAACTACGGAAGGAGCGTAAGAACCGTGCGAAGAAG TTCCGTGGTACCAAAAAGTCCAAGGCCGCAGAACCTCCCAAGAAGGGCAAGTAA
- a CDS encoding uncharacterized protein (CAZy:GH16) has product MRPTSELSTAPPLAHDMRYDSALLLSLSLLALEFSANALDSLDFSQSADLEAGYSHSRTLDTNAFDRNPDGSTFIWLPEDEYSGKTFFDGFAFFTGQDPTNGRVDYVTSTYAFQNNLSYVEDDGVVIMKGDNTSWLQDGENRKSVRISSYKQYNTGLFILDINKAPWGCAVWPAFWTLGGGKWPDTGEIDIIEGVHDNQHNQVAWHTAPGCHLNPNSSFTGTVVVGKAGNNTNCDGNVNDNAGCGVTEWSRASYGPLFDQQGGGVFAMKWDENGIAIWSFFRAAVPQDVVANAPNPSLWGRPSASLDPALCDPIAFFRNHSIIFDITFCGDWAGNSYTTSGCPGTCQDRLKDPNNFTNATWSINHLRVYRKQLVNGRVSATATSNLTSHNSYWNWVLIVIMLGTLAGL; this is encoded by the exons ATGAGGCCAACTAGCGAACTCTCCACCGCACCACCGCTTGCTCACGACATGCGTTACGACTCTgctctccttctttctctttctcttctagCCCTAGAATTCTCTGCGAATGCACTAGATTCCCTCGACTTTTCCCAGTCTGCTGACCTCGAGGCAGGTTACTCCCACTCTCGAACTCTCGACACCAATGCCTTCGACCGCAATCCGGACGGTTCCACTTTCATTTGGCTTCCCGAAGATGAATACTCAGGCAAGACCTTTTTTGA CGgcttcgctttcttcacgggACAAGATCCAACAAA TGGGCGAGTGGA TTACGTCACTTCAACCTATGCCTTCCAGAACAACTTGTCGTATGTAGAAGATGATGGAGTCGTCATCATGAAGGGCGACAACACCTCATGGCTGCAGGACGGCGAGAATAGGAAAAG CGTCCGCATCTCCAGCTATAAGCAGTATAATACCGGGCTTTTCATACTCGATATCAACAAGGCACCTTGGGGATGTG CGGTATGGCCTGCATTTTGGACCTTGGGGGGTGGGAAATGGCCGGAT ACGGGTGAAATCGATATAATTGAAGGTGTTCACGACAATCAACACAACCAAGTCGCCTGGCATACTGCTCCAG GCTGCCATCTGAATCCGAATTCGTCTTTTACCGGGACGGTGGTG GTGGGCAAGGCAGGGAATAACACTAATTGCGATGGGAACGTCAACGATAATGCAGGCTGCGGTGTCACAGAATGGAGCAGGGCTTCCTATGGGCCGTTGTTCGATCAGCAAGGAGGTGGTGTGTTTGCAATGAAATGGGACGAGAATGGCATTGCGATTT GGTCATTTTTCCGTGCAGCGGTTCCTCAAGATGTCGTTGCAAATGCACCTAATCCATCCCTTTGGGGACGCCCTTCTGCTTCGCTAGACCCTGCACTCTGTGATCCAATCGCCTTTTTCAGGAACCATTCCATCATTTTCG ATATTACATTTTGCG GCGACTGGGCTGGTAACTCATACACGACGTCTGGTTGTCCGGGGACTTGCCAGGATCGCCTTAAAGACCCCAACAACTTCACT AATGCGACATGGAGCATCAACCATCTACGCGTGTACCGGAAACAACTCGTGAACGGACGTGTGTCGGCAACGGCGACCTCAAACCTCACTTCGCACAACTCTTATTGGAACTGGGTGTTGATTGTTATTATGCTCGGAACCCTGGCGGGACTCTAA